The DNA window CAAACGCTATCCAGCTGGGGAACAGCTCATAccaagctactatgaccaagcactTTCCCTTGTGAATCcttaaagtctgtccaagtccCAGTTACACCTGAAAGCCCTGTGTAGtccattgtacttttttttttttattaatgtccCACTTTATTCATCCTTCATACACATTTTACTCTTGCTGCAGTTAACTGCAATTTTCCCCCATTCTAGGATGAGAAGGTTCTAGACTTGCACCGAGTCCATTTATATATAGtacacatttcttcctcatgCAAGGCTTTGGTTAAAGGATAGGATATGCCGAGTGCCTGTATATTGCTTCTGCACAATTTCCCCAGATTGGAACTGAATACAATGATCTTAAGTCATGAGCAAGTTGGCCACAGTTTAAGTAACCAAGAGGACATATTCTTTCCCTCTGTAGCTCGAGTGGGCTCGTTTAAAGTCTAAACACTGATCAACAAAGCTGCCTTCAGGAAACAGTTGATATAACTGACAACTTGTTCATAaagttctttattttatcttgagCAGCAACAAAACCTCAGTCAGTGAATCGTCACCAGACTGATGCTCAGTATTTGCCTTTCACTGGAGCTTTAGGGCTGCTCCATCCCGAGGCCTGGATGTTCTGTGTGAACTGGGGCTCAGCCAAGTCCTCAGAATACGTGGGGGTGTAGCGGCTCTGGCTGAACACGGCTCTTCCCCTCTGGTAGCGTGAACGGGACCTGACGGAGAAGACGGGCTCCAGGTCGGACACGTCGCTGAACACCGGCTCGTCGTCGTGTTCAGCAGATTGAGAGATCCAGGTCTCCTCTGCAGGGGCCTGGTAGTAGCCCAACCACCCGGGCGCCGCTGGGGCCGGCTTAGAGTAGGACGTCTGTCCAGAGGGGGACCAGGATCCTCCACTCACGGTTTTACTCGCTCCAGGGAAGCCGCCTTTCTGAGAAGAAGTCCCCGAGCCTGTGAACCTATACCCAGGAGAAGACGGCTGCCACACGGGGCTGGAGAATCCTCCCTGAGATCCACCTTCCGAGGAGACACCAGCGTTGGTTGCAGACAGTCCACAGCTTTATTCTGCCTCAGAGAGGACTCACCTTTCTTGACAGGAACGCAGGAGACGATTCCCATCAGCAGACATGAAATCCACAAcaccctgcagacacacaccagccacCGTTAACCAGACagaatccacctccacctctgaGACAGTCCACACACTCACCTCATTCTGCTGCAGGATTCTGGGGAAAGTTAAAGCTGACTCGTTGACCTGCTCCTGACAGACGCACAAAACAAAGCTCCGATGAACAACCAGGTCAGAGAACGTTCAGGAGACTCAAGCGTTTCTACCTTCGGCTGAAACTGCAGCTGATCCCAACCAGAGCTCCTCAGAGACTCTGTCCTGCAGGATCTGCTTTTAAATGATCCAGCTGATCACAGCTGATTGCTctgcctctgattggtccattAACCAGTGAGGCCTCACCTGTTCCTGCAGGTGATtctgtgtctttatgttttACCTGAATATAAAATTAAACCTCCAGCTGTTTCTGGCTCTGctgctttaacatttttgtctggaaacagattttattcactgagtttttattctgaaagtttcCTGCTGTGCTCTGGCACTAATAGAGATCCTGTGTTATCTGAGCAGGTGTTAATCTCAATACGTCCAATAAAGGAACCAAAATCTCCAACGAAAGGAAATGTTTCATGAACTCAACATCATCAGAGCTTCTCTCTGATGATGTTGAGTTCTTAATGTTGATGAAGGCGTTTCACTGTTTACTTTAAGACCTCATATTAACGTCCTTTAACCATGTCCTCCTGTCTTCACAGCtggtattaattaattaaaatgtgtctcaatCAGCAATCAGCTGATCACAGCTGATTGCTCTGAGGATCATTTAAAAGCAGATCCTGCAGGACAGAGTCTCTGAGGAGCTCTGGTTGGGATCAGCTGCAGTTTCAGCCGAAGGTAGAAACGCTTGAGTCTCCTGAACGTTCTCTGACCTGGTTGTTCATCGGAGCTTTGTTTTGTGCGTCTGTCAGGAGCAGGTCAACGAGTCAGCTTTAACTTTCCCCAGAATCCTGCAGCAGAATGAGGTGAGTGTGTGGACTGTCtcagaggtggaggtggattctGTCTGGTTAACGgtggctggtgtgtgtctgcagggtgTTGTGGATTTCATGTCTGCTGATGGGAATCGTCTCCTGCGTTCCTGTCAAGAAAGGTGAGTCCTCTTTGAGGCAGAATAAAGCTGTGGACTGTCTGCAACCAACGCTCGTGTCTCCTCGGAAGGTGGATCTCAGGGAGGATTCTCCAGCCCCGTGTGGCAGCCGTCTTCTCCTGGGTATAGGTTCACAGGCTCGGGGACTTCTTCTCAGAAAGGCGGCTTCCCTGGAGCGAGTAAAACCGTGAGTGGAGGATCCTGGACCCCCTCTGGACAGACGTCCTACTCTAAGCCGGCCCCAGCGGCGCCCGGGTGGTTGGGCTACTACCAGGCCCCTGCAGAGGAGACCTGGATCTCTCAATCTGCCGAACACGACGACGAGCCGGTGTTCAGCGACGTGTCCGACCTGGAGCCCGTCTTCTCCGTCAAGTCCCGTTCACGCTACCAGAGGGGAAGAGCCGTGTTCAGCCAGAGCCGCTACACCCCCACGTATTCTGAGGACTTGGCTGAGCCCCAGTTCACACAGAACATCCAGGCCTCGGGATGGAGCAGCCCTAAAGCTCCGGTGAAAGGCAAATACTGAGCATCAGCCTGGTGAGGATCAGATATCAGGATGATTATGAGACTTTTTAATCTGTCTCCTGACTCctgctttatttctttctgcagGTTCTGTCTTGAGAGGAGCTGCTGATTCTCATCAAATAAATTGGCTTTAACCTGAGTACTTGCTGGTGCATTTGTTAACAACTCAAATCTACTCCTGTCTGGGCTGAAGCAGATGTTTCCATTAGAgttggttctgctcaaggtgtTCTGAAAGGGTTATTTAGATTTGGGCTGCTTGGTTCACTGTGCTCTAGTTTGTAGCTGTGAGCTACATCCAAATGCTAACGGGCTAAACGTGGAGATCTGACATTGCTTTTAAACAGTCACCAGGCTACAGCTTCAATTTTTGGGATTGTAAACATCCACATTTGTCCACTGGGCTCCTGCACTTCACACATGGATGTGGGAGGATGGCAAATCTTTGACAAATTCGCTAACCATttagtatttttagtttttacatgTTCCTATAAATGCTTGGTGTTAATCCCAGTCATGAAACCCCTAGAAAGATCACCTAGAGGCCTAATGCAAAGCTGAGCAACTGTACATTTTATTACTACAACCTGTCGCTTGGTCAGAACAAgcagggttttatttttgggtCATAATGGAACTTGTTCAAATGTCGCAGCTAAACAATCGGCTGATAAATCTACAACTTTCACACTTTCAGGAAATGAACAGTGATGGTGTCCCAGCTCTAAATGAGTTTAGGTTTTAACCTGGAACATCTGGGGGtgactttcttcttcccatGTCCAGTTTATCTAAATGTTGACACTTTAAAGGTTAAAGCAAACTCTTCACTCAGCTTTAAACTGAGCCATGTGAGGAAACTACTGCTTCGTGTTTTATCTTCTGCCCTCTGCACAAATTCTCGTCAAAGGCTCCATCTCTGTGGCAGAATGCTGTCGGCTGCTCGTGGTTTGATTTTGGGACTctgaaaagatttttaaaattatgATGAAAGCTGAAATTTGACATTAAGAGGATCTTCATGTACAGAGGGCGGGAGAACATTTAATAACTTATATGCTCTGCTAAAGCTGTAATAAAATCGACCGTGCCATAGCATCTGAACGTTCGTCCTTTGGCTTCATGTAGCTCCAGGATCCTGTCTTCTCTCTTATGTGCTGCAACTGTTATATATGGTTGAAATTACTTTAAAACCTCATTTCCAGAGGAGCCATAGAGCAGCGGTAGGTGaattaatcaaataaacaatTTCTTATCGCACTTATTTCAAACTTGTGTTCACTAGAGACACCATTGCGTTGCAAAACTCtcaaaatatataattacaCGTCTTATCAAGAGGTTTATGTTTCACTAAGTACATCTAGATCACCGAGTTGTTttacctgttttattttgatgtgatGACTTTTCATATGCATATGCTGCAATAGTTAGTGTTAGTATTTCTACTTCATTAAATGTCTGCTTGGTAATTCATCTGTTCtaaattgaaaacaaatgatcGTACTTCAAGTAAAATTACGATGCTTTTTGTTGGATCATGAAGGTAACGCAGCGTCAGCCAATCACATCCTCCCAAAGGACGCTGCGTGATGACGTACAATTTCAGCGCCCTTTTGTTTTTAGCCTCAGCGGCTCAAAGTTGAACGGGATTCGTATTAAAAGACAGGAGCTGAGTCTTGTTTCTGGACTTTAAATGAAGCGTTATCGGTCTGTGTGATGGTGAGATGACTTCCAGTTTCCTCTCTGCGTTAAACATCCTCACCAGGCCACTCGGAGGTAAGTTCATGGGTTTAAAACGAAGCTAATTCCGCTACACTGATAAAGTGAAGCGTGGAGCGGCTTCAGTTTTACCtccagtgtgttcacatgtgagTTGGAATGTTTTCTTAGATTTGATATTTAAgtcagagtctgtgtgtgtcattggACATTGGAGTTTTCTCGCTTGGCTTGAGCCGCACAGGCCTCGGACCTTCTGGCTAAATGTAGATATTCTCACGGATGGAGGATTTATTTCACTATGACAACATTAAGGAACCAGTAACCTTCTTTACTTGTGTGACACTTTATGTGGATTAATTATACAATTCAATGCTGAATATCAGCAGAAtaaatccctgatttatttcaactaaaccaggaactgatgtaatatttctttttcatgtgtttcattggGTTCTCTTCATCTactttcaggtttttattttattttatttttcagaaatataGAACATTTtgaagtaaaaacatttaatatgcaCTTTAAACAAAGTTGACACTAACCCAGTCAGATGATTAATAGAAATCGATCCCCGCGGCCCTGTGATTAACCTGATTTTAATAGTCTGACAGCACGAGTTTAAAGTGAAGGCCTCAGTCCAGAGTTAACTCCCGTTTGTTCCTGTCTGCAGAGTCTGTGCACGATGCTCAGTCCTCGGACCAGGACGTCCTGCTGGAAGCTCTGCAGACCAACAGGATCCGTGTCCTGGAGCAGCTCCAGAGCGAGAGCAGCTTTGAGGCGGTGAGGAGgctgagggaggaggtgaaggcgGAGGCCGTCTGGTTCTGCAGCGACACCGAGGATGTCACGTGGGCCTTCGTGCAGGagtgtttcctgctgctcctcagctTAGGCCGACACCTGTCTGAGGAGCTGGAGCGCTTCCAGCAGACTCCGCCCCCGTCTGCAGCAAACCGTGGCGGCGCTGAGATGGCTCCACCTTTACCGCCGGACGTCCTCAGCGTGGCCCAGCAGAAGGTTCTGGGGACGGCTCTGCAGTTTGTGGTTTCTCTGGGACTCTGCCCCTACCTGGCCCCTGGAGTGGGGGTTCCTCTGGGCCGCAGGTCGGCGTTTGGGGCCTTGGTGGAGAAACTAGTGTGCAggggggcggagcctgcagGAGGGCGCCGCCTTCTCATAACCACCAATGTCCTGTTGAAGCTGGCGGAGCTGACGTCTCTCGCCACGTTGGTCTTCACACGACATCTGGGGGACGTGATGGCAGCGCTGTGTCAGCTGGGACACCAGCCGCACCGGGAGGAGGACAGGGTAACgtcacacagtaaacacaattaaataccagaagaagaagtagtaggtttccttcttctcttcttctagcGAACTTTGACTAAAACAGacgaggaaggagaaggagataTTTAGATGCTACAGggacgtttgtttgttttcacatcaGACCTAAATTAAACAACTTTAAAAGACGCGGCTAAAGCTTCATTCCAatctgattatttaaaaaaataatcagcccTCATACCGATCAGGACGTCCCTGTTTTCTactgagatgtttttttctcgtATTTTTCAGCCACTCAGTGCTGAGGAATGTCGAATGTGTAAAGACGCCCTGAGGAACCTCCTGGGGAAAGTCTACCAGCCGATCATCATCAAGGAGCTGCTGGTCCTCCAGGGTGGACCCAAGCAGGTGCTCATCACGACTTTTAATCTGCTAAAAAGACTGTGTGATGGTTAATGTTGAGAAAAATCATGACCTtctggagtccagagtctaATGGTCCTTTAACTTGACTCCTTTTtctatttcatcttaaaaactctTCACCTCgttccttgtttggtttcattcttttcaacTCAACCTCACATGTGTGATTTTTACCTGGATTACAGgttgaatttttattttctatatacGTAAACCTTCACGTTCCTTCGTTGTGTTGTGTCCCGTCAGTCTGGTCCAGTTGGTGGCAGCAGAGCAGCTCTGGGATCAGCTCCCGCTTGGCTGAGGCGTCTGTGTGGTCAGCTACTGTCCGAGCGCCTGATGCAGACCAACGGTGTCCAGGCTGTAGTCAGAGCCGTGCTGGAGGGAGGAACAGGTCAGCAGACTCAGGTCTAACACACAGTTCATGCTCCTGTGTTAAGGTGATGAAGAGGCTACGGCGTTGGAACGTAGAAGAATCAGAACCAGGAGAAGAACTAGAACCATCATCTTCCAGAGAGgcttagggagtttatggcagcgctgGAGGAGCAGAACATTTGTGCAGTAGAGAACATGATGTATTTGTCTTATAAAACCCTGAAGTGAATGTCGGTGTCTGTGCTGCAGGAGGCGAGTCCGACTGGAGGAAATGTGACGCTGTAGCTCGGATCCTGGTGGCTTGTCCTCAACAGGCGTCAGCAGACGTCTACTTCAGACTCGTCTGTCCTCAGGTCGGCAGCACACCTCTGGTTCCTGGGTCCTTGGTTCCTGGGTCTTGGTTCCTGGGTCCTGGGTCCTGGGTCATGGTTTGTCTTCGTTCTCACTAAACTCAGTGTTTGATCCTCAGATCCTCGACCTCCTGCACTTCAAGGACAAGCTGACGGCTCGACAGTTCCAGCGCGTGGCCACCAGGGCGGCGCTCACTATGCTGCAGGAGAGGCCCAGCTTCGCCCAGCGCTACCTGCTCAGCCCCCTCCTGGCTCCACTACAACActgcaccacctcctccagtcAGTAACCCGGTCTCTACGGACCCTGGTCCTGTGTTCCTTAAAGATTCAAAGAGTTGCCCTTAGAGGCCAAAGTCtctgaaaattaaattagaatCATTCTCTCAGAGTTTCCCTCCAAGTTGAGAGTAGATGGAGGTAAAGGTAAAAGATGTTCCTCAAGAATCAGATCAACGGGCTCAAAAACACCTCCTCACAAAGACCAGACTCCTTTAGGCTCAGTTAGGGCATTTAAATGAGAGCATCTGGAGGAAGATGGGTCCTGGTGTtagtccactagatggaggcaAAGGAGCATGTATGAAATGTATGAAAACGTATGAAAACGTATGAAAATGTATGAAAACGTATGACATGtatgaaatgtatgaaaatgtatgaaatggTTGAAACTGAGGACCAGGGCTCTGACTCTTTCTGATAAATCACCATCCTTTTTTATTCCTAAATGTGTCAAAGACAAAGGACGTGTGTGGTGACTTCAGACGTTCACACTGTCTCCTGATAGCAAAGCGACTGACGGACAGGACGTAGAAACTGTTTTATCGTTCCTTTATCGAGTCTGtggttattttttcttttatgtgctgGTTTCAATCActtaaagcagaaaaatgtaCTTAACAAGGTGGTTAACTCATGCACTAAAATTACTGGCATGACTCAAAACTTCAGATGTAAATGTTCCTTTGTCCCATCAGCCATCGCTGTACTTAACTCCAGGAAAAGgtagtttagttttagtgttttctttgtttttgtttttttaaatctacgtatttattttacttgactGATTGATTCATGTTTGATGATGTTGCTTCCACTGTTGTTGCACAGAAGTTTCCCCAtcggggacaaataaaggtgcTGATTGATTGATGTGGTTATTTTCTGGTTCATTTCCAGATGACGCTGATTCTCCGGAGGCTGTGGAGGAGTCGGAGCTGAGTCAGTGTGTGGACGACGTGTACAAGGTGAGGAAGgaaacattcaaatacaaaCAGTCCAGGAGGAGAACATGAAGACAGAATCAGATTTAGATTCAGTCTGGTCTAAAAACAGTCCAGTCTGAGCCAGTCTGGTCTAAGGTGGATTATGAACGATGGATTCTACGGTTGTAGTTTAGATTGAGGCAACGGATCAGACACGTTAAGATCTAGTTATGttagggaaggaaggaaggaaggaaagagggagggagggagggagggaaggaaggaaggaaggaaggatggatgtaTGTACCTGTAGACGTGAAGCTTCAAGCTGCTGTCGTTTCTCGTCCTGATTCTCTCAGATCTTTGTGGTTGGAAACGCTCCGTCGCCGTCTCTTCTAGAAGAACTGCTTCCTGTCGTCTtcactcttttctgtttcaccaGACAGAACGTCTCCCACCTCCGGTAACTGACCTCGGTCCTTCAGGAGAACATctcagcatgaaaacacactaAAGACTAACAGACTAAAACTGTTCCCTTCAATCAGCTGCATCTTAATTCAAACCAGAACTCTTCACtaacttcagccttttttaaCCCAACAGAGTTTTAATGAacaaatcacaacatttcactaacacaCTTTAAACACACTCACTCGTTGTTTCCAggcaaaacacatgaaataataaagtacaactactgagaaatatataaagctttaaaaatagTAAGTCAAATTATGTGGCTTCACCAGAGAATCCTCACAACCAACAGAGCTCCACGGGAAACattcagcttcttcagtttttattcacaaacacaaaataaattaaacaaagagtGCAAATCAAAAGGATTCAAGTTAAATCAAATATGAACTTTTCTTCTAaacgtgttgtgtgtgttcatggtgCTGCAAAGCGTAATAGTTTGACCCATTGCATCACTAACTATAACTGGGTCAAATTGTCCCAGAGAGAAAACAGGTAAACAAACTTAGTTTAACAAATGCAGTCAGACTTAATTTGACTTGTAAAGATTATATGAGCATTTTATACCATTTTGAAATTGGGTCAAATTGACCCGAAGACAACGTGAGggttcatattttctttttgcccaAACAAAGACCTGCAGCCCATTGAAAACAGGCGCCTTACGTTAGCTTGTTCAGGCTAATTAAAGGCTAAGTGAAGTGTCCTCTGTGCTCCACAGCGCCCCCTGCCAGGAGATTCTGTTGTGGTACTTGAGCCACGCTGAGACGCCTGCAGCCCTGTCGATGCTGAGGCAGCTTTCTGGTCTCCAGGGGCGAAGGAAGGAGGTGGCGCCAGGTTTTCACTTCACCCCAGGCAGCGATGGAGGAGCCAGACTCAGCTCCAGAGTCGGATTCAGGTGACGAGAACTCCTGTTACCTTTATGATCTGATAATCTGATGAGCAGAGTGGAGCAAGTACAGAGGACGATGGTGAAACGAGGCTTCTCATCAGATAAATAGCTGCACCTCTTTAATTCAACACGTAACTAAGTTCCTGGAATCAGACAGTTTAAGTTTGATGCAGCTTCAGACTGATTCGTGCTGTTGTGCATCTGCTTTTATAACGTTCTGTACTTGCTGCCAAACACTTCTGATTATGTGGCTCTGTACCCACTTTGCTGCCCTTCCTTGATGATAATGTTTGTATGGGCCTCACACTGTGCCCCATTTACAGCTGGTTGGTGGCTGCAGGTCTGTTAATGTCGTGCACTTGTTCTACAAGTTCTCCTGAAGTTCACCGCCGTGCTGCTTCTGCATTGAGCTCCGGTGCTAAAGGGGCATTAACGTCtctgtggtggtgttgttgtttcccAGCGACGAGGACGACGAGCTCTACGAGAAGCTGGCGGCGGAGCAGTGGAGGCTGGAGTGTCTGATTCATCTCCTGGTTGAACTGAAAGACTCTGACCTGCCTGGAGACTTGTTCCTGGACCTGCTGCAGGTAAAGAGCCTCTGGACATTAGACCGAGACCCAGAGTGGATGTTaatgagggagggaaggaggaaggaaggatggatggatggatagagggaaggaggaaggtcTCCAGGTGATCTGAAGGAACGTGTGTTGTATTGTTTCGTGTCCAGAAGCTAACCTCCGCTAACTTtgctcctcctgcaggagcTGA is part of the Mugil cephalus isolate CIBA_MC_2020 chromosome 10, CIBA_Mcephalus_1.1, whole genome shotgun sequence genome and encodes:
- the tango6 gene encoding transport and Golgi organization protein 6 homolog, with protein sequence MTSSFLSALNILTRPLGESVHDAQSSDQDVLLEALQTNRIRVLEQLQSESSFEAVRRLREEVKAEAVWFCSDTEDVTWAFVQECFLLLLSLGRHLSEELERFQQTPPPSAANRGGAEMAPPLPPDVLSVAQQKVLGTALQFVVSLGLCPYLAPGVGVPLGRRSAFGALVEKLVCRGAEPAGGRRLLITTNVLLKLAELTSLATLVFTRHLGDVMAALCQLGHQPHREEDRPLSAEECRMCKDALRNLLGKVYQPIIIKELLVLQGGPKQSGPVGGSRAALGSAPAWLRRLCGQLLSERLMQTNGVQAVVRAVLEGGTGGESDWRKCDAVARILVACPQQASADVYFRLVCPQILDLLHFKDKLTARQFQRVATRAALTMLQERPSFAQRYLLSPLLAPLQHCTTSSNDADSPEAVEESELSQCVDDVYKIFVVGNAPSPSLLEELLPVVFTLFCFTRQNVSHLRAPCQEILLWYLSHAETPAALSMLRQLSGLQGRRKEVAPGFHFTPGSDGGARLSSRVGFSDEDDELYEKLAAEQWRLECLIHLLVELKDSDLPGDLFLDLLQELTSWTTAADDETKEEETRDLSAMTLLEVEQRLQGGAERRGQRLAVLQVLALMVESLQHSQLLRKTTQVVDFMVSLLQRACVGLGPAAGPGAENPVENQTLSMGMGLVATLLSGPQLSADDFSSMSRLLLPLETLSQQHPDVVIQELASNLRAVIATHGAYRPEDLTAAAQPSRKTPETTAPAKADDPQTPANVPPSSAGSRTSPRQNTKPFSDWLLEACDPDVPTKAFALRVLTQMVQHGDPEAVQAREKVLTLFLENLEHEDSFVYLSAIQGLASLADSYPDRILERLLKDFQRGPSLPSSNQERSLETRLKVGEVLMRASRAMGELAPHLGRPLVGVFLQGTRDPDQGVRASSLSNLGELCQRLDYALGPLVQELSSCLTSLIKTEKEAEVRRAAVHVIVLLLRGLSDKTTQVLRDVLLDLYRALKWVVRSDPDQVAVLHAQLALEELDDVMRRFIFPEQKLEKKIVVLP